AAGACCTCCATCGAATATACCGCTTTACTGACCACTGATTTCTTCTCACTTCctgaaaaaattttcaattttgtcCTTAGCATTTAAAAGGTACCATATTAGACAGAACTATTTATATTGATCTCTAAAAAGGAATACGATTTTCAAGCTGAAAAGGACCTCAGAAACCACAGGAGTCTATCCTCCATTTTACAGCAAGGAAACTACAACCAAGACTGGCCTAAACTCACAAAGTCTATGAGTGGCAGAGACAACTGGTACATCTGGACTCCCTGCCCAGGGCTTCgctaaaaagaaattaaacaccTGAATATTTACTCTCTGTAGAGCTGCCAGATTGAGCATATAAAGATAGAGGatactcagttaaatttgaacaTCATATAAACGAGTAATTTTTTAGTAAACAGCCATACAAAATGTGAGATATACTAAAAAAATGACTCCTTGTGTACCTGAAATTCAGACTTAACTGGGAGTCCTGGTTTTCTCTGGCAACCTTAATTCTCTACAGCCCAGGCTGCTTGGGAGCTGCCTCTTTGTGGACTCACGGTTTCGCTCTTCCAATAACCCAGTGAACCTGTGCAAGAGCCTCAGTTCGCCTGCAGAAATCCCTTCAAGGTCCAGTAGGACTGGTACTTCCTTCTCCCAATACACATAATGCCCCTTTCTCAATATGCTCTCTACTCTGTGTCCCCAGACCCTCTGTTCCCACCACTGCTAACACATGAACACACCCTGTATAAATGAGCTACCATCTCAGTTGTCACTAAAGGCAGGAATGCCAGCCTAGCCATCACATGTCCCACTACCAGAGGTAACCGCACACTGACGACACCTCTACTCGGGATACGTTTTTCTCTCTGCACAACCCCAAGGCCACACACTCCAGGACAACAGACGCTTTTCTATCCTTTTATatcctcacacacacacctcagaGGGGCTTAGGAAGTGCTTACTGAGGAGAAGCGTCTATGCAGTGCTTGTGACGGGCTAGGGAGTTTAGTACTAAAGATGCTGAACAGGATTGGCGCTTGGTTCTTATTCCCAGTAATACATACAATTTTGTTCTTGGCTCTTTCTTTATCCAGTTTTAAAAATTCGCTGAGGGTTAATTCTTCAAACTGCTTCTTGACAGAAAGGAAAGCACAACCAGATGAATGCTTTTTATGTTCTTCTCTAGAAAAAGCAACACGTGAGCGGGTCAACAGAGAAAATTCAGGTAAAGGGAGAAAGGCAACAGTTTGTTACcaccagcccccctccccacctcacagACACACCTGCTGTGCTTCAGGAGCAGAGTGTGAAGTCTGAAGTGGACGGAACCAGGGCCAGGACCCACATTCCCACACAACTTGTCTCAGCACCTTCTTGCTCTGTGgactccccccagccccacccatatCCTGTGGCTGATGTAGTCTACCTGGAGTCTTTTAGCAATTAGTAGGTAAAGTGTTACAGAATATAAATCCAAAGGTATCACATGTCAAAGCCCTGAAAATCCTCCAGGAACCATTTGCAGTTGTCTCATCTCACTCGAATTATTACATAATCTGTTGGTTTGGAAAAAGGGCACCACTGACCCAGTTTCTCCAGTGAATTCCTCTGCCTCGTACCATCCTTCTGTGCATTCGGAATTATCCCTGCAAGCGGATAGCACTATAACGAGAAcagtctggggaattccctggtggtccagtggttaggactccacgctttcactgctgagggcccaggttcaacccctggttggggaactaagatcccacaagccgcgtggcacggccagagaaaaccaaaacaaaaaccagaacagGCTGGAACGAACACCCAGCCATGCAAATTCCAAAAGGACAGCCAATAGTAACTATAATCTGAAAATATTATAGCACTTGGAAATTCACTCCCAAGAATACAACCAGTATCTCCCGTGATACCTGGTATGATCACCATATCACCCCAGTCAATACTGGGTCATGAGAGCAAACATTAGGGAAAACAGCAACACTCTTCTTGCTAAGAAGAGAAACAACTCCAGTGAttctctagggggaaaaaaaattcaagctgTGGAAGCAATTGATTCTGACAGGGGAAAAAACGGTGCGGGAAAAATGTGGCATTACATTACGGGAATATTGTTGTCTGTATGAATATATgcacacaataaaaaaaaaaaaagaaaacgatgcCCTAAAGaacaaaatctaaaacaaaactgaGCGTACTACTTTAAGGGGTGGTTTTTGTGCTGTATGAATTATAGTTCAATAAAGcttcagggattccctggtggcacagtggttaaggatccgcctgccagtgcaggggacatggatttgagccctggtcccgttAGATCCCAcagccgcggaacaactaagcccgtgtcccacaactactgagcctgcgctctagagcccgtgagccacgactactgaggcccacatgccacaactactgagcccacgagccacgactactgaggcccacatgccacaactactgagcccacgagccacagctactgagcccgcgtgccacaactacagaagcccgcgcgcctagagcccgtgctctgcaacaagagaagcctctgcaacaagagaagccactgcaacaagagaagccaccgcaatgaaaagcccgcacaccgcaacaaagagtagccaccgcttgacgcaactagagaaagcccacgtgcagcaacgaagacccaacgcagccaaaaacaaataaataaatttacattaaaaaaaacttcagaTTTAAAAACTCTGAAACAAGAAAGGCACCTGGACATCCCTAGGTCACAACAGGATCTGCTCCAGTATTCTGTCTAACCTGAAAGGTATCAAGCACCTACAactagcctttctttttttttttttttttgccgttaCTTGGGccttccactgctgtggcctctcccattgcggagcacaggctccggacgcacaggctcaccggccatggctcacgggcccagccgctccacggcatgtgggatcttcccagaccggggcacgaacccacatcccctgcatcggcaggcggactcccaaccactgcgccaccagggaagccctacaactaGCCTTTCTTCAACACTGCACCCAGAAGGACATTCGGCCAAATCAGATTTGATTAGGTTGAAAGCATCACCAAGGTGCCAGCAGAGACTCATCCTTTACAGCAGCTGTTTAGGGCACAAACGAGGTTGGAAAGCCGTAGGTCCTTCAATAATACTTCGAAATTCAGATGTTTTGTGGGGGAGCCCAACTCAAAACAAACGGTCCCGATGGAACGGGGGAACCCCGGAAGCCCAGCGAGGCTGGCCTGAGGTACTTACATAGGGTCGTCATCTGGCTCCCAGCCTTCCAACTCCTTGAAGCAGAAGAAACACTGAGCCAAGTCGGGCTCGTTCTCAGTGGGACAGTGGATGAAGCCGGCCGCGGCCATCTGCAAAGGAGAGCTCGGCTCAGGCCCCAGAGCGGAGGGGTTCCCCCGAGATCCGGGAGGCCACAGAGGGGCTAGAGCCCGCAGAAGGGGTCGCCACAGGGGCCCGGGAGGGACGGGAGCGCGCGGGAGGGGTCACCCCTGGGGCCCACAGAGGGGCCGGGGCCCGCGGGAGGGGTCGCCTcagggccgggggcggggctctGGGGGCGGGACGGGCCTGGGGGCTCCGGGAGGCTGCGCGGACTCACTCGCTCAGGCGTGCAGGCGCAGCCCTCCAAGAAGGGCCAGTTCTTAAATGTGGAGACACGATGGTCTTTGAGGTAGAGCTGCCAGGCCGGGGGCAACGACGGGGTACTCATCCCGCCGCCGCCGAGCGGTGCCGCGATTCAAATCCGGCGGTTGTCGGCCGCCGCGGGGCATGTCGGGAACGCGCCGCCCGCGGCCTTCTGGGAAATGGGAAGCTGGGCGGCGCGGGGTGTGCTGGGAGTTGTAGTCCTCCCGCTACATGTCTCTGCTTCTGCTCACCAGGCACCGACCCAACCCCGCCTCGAGCTTACTCCCATCCCAGCTACTTGCAAACAGTGGTAGGAAGAGGAGTGGAGAATGGGCGGAAGTGCCCGTGATAGTTTCAAGGAGTGGCGCCTGCCGAGCACAAATGGATTAAGCCCTTTCAGCGTGCAAACTCTTATTGTTTTTGTGGGTACCCCACTCCTGGAATCGCCTAGTGCCAGCTTCCCCAGCCAGCCCTTGTGCCGTCCGGGTTGGAACATGTGCTGAGGCACGTCCATCTAGAGGCCACGCATCCTCCAGGGGAAAGATGTCTCATAGATGAAGCACACAGCTAAAGCTCCACCCTCGCTGGAGTGAGCTGTTCACTCGTCTCTTTTATCAAGTCTTTTCACTGAAGCTTCCTGGAAGTCCAGAAATTGACCCTTGGAGCTTTGTTCTTCCCTTTCCACCAGAGTTCCTCAGGAGTTAGATATCCCTTCTAAGTCCCTGCCCCAAACAGACGTGCGGGTGGGGGTCAACAGAGGTGAAGCAATGTGTGGAAACAATGCCCACTGCCCTCCAGCCAGGAGACCTGGGTGTCCTATCAGGGAAGTGGGATTGGAATGTGACTCCAGGAAGTGAACAGCCTAGGATAATCCGCCTGGATAATAGAAATGAGAGCCCAGGGAGCGGGCACCTGCCTGTAGGCACAGCCAGACTGGGTTCAGAGCAGGACTGTGTAGCTGGTGCCTAGCCTCATGCAGACGCCCCAGCCTTCCAGCTCTATGAACCTGACTTTAAGtggtttttatggaggtttcacaGGCTTGGTTGATCAAATCATTGGCCTTTGGTGATTAATTGAATCACCAGCTCCTCTCCACTCTCTGAAGATTgggagggtggggctgaaagCTCCAAGCTTCTAACGaaggcttggtctttctggccACCAGCCCCAGCCAGAAGCATCTAGGGGTtgctcattagaacaaaagatgctcctatcacTCTGGAGATTCCAAAGGTTTTTTAGGAGCTGTGTGCCAGGAAtcggggacaaagaccaaatatatatttatcacaaaggcaaatttgcatttttatgtgaactttctggattttcaaATAGTTGGCAACAAATCCTGATGGATACTGTGATGATCAGACAAAACTGTTTTGAGATCATAAAATATCAATGCTAGATATTACCTTATGGCCATCTAGTCTCACCAAAACTTTTGTGAACACATTTTTCCTCTACTGTAAGAGTGACATATCAATGCTGTAAAAGCAAAAATCATGCAATGGGAAGGAAGTCTTCCTCTCCCCAAAGACCTCTAGCAGAAAGAAACTTTTCAGCAGTTTCTATGTATACTtccagatatgtgtgtgtgtgtgtgtgtgtgtgtgcgcgcacgcatACACCACTTGGCATCCTGTCTTTTCAGGTAACAGCACATCTCAGCTTTATCAGCACCTAGAGATCTCAACACGTTTTATAATATCTGCATGGTGTTTATTGGATGGTCTACCCTAATTCCAATTAACCAATTTCCCATTGGGtatctccaatttttttttttgctattatgaattgTACTACAGCAAACAGACACAAAAACATGTGCAACTATGCCTGTAGCATAAACATCTGCAAGCAGGATTGctgggaaagtgtgtgtgtgtcttttcaacattttttaatattGCCAACCTGTCCTCACAATCATCAGACCAGGACATGGCTTGCTCCATCTTGTCTGGGTGGATGTTGACCCTGCCTTTTTCATCCTAGGATATTTTAATCAGAGTTCTATCAATACTGATAGcatctgtataaaaatatatatcttccagggaattccctcgcggtccagtggttaggactcggtgctttcactgccgagggcacaggttcaatccctggtggcgtggccaataaataaataaacaaacaaacaaataaaaaaatatatcttctgGATCAAACACCATCAGGTTAACGTATTTCtgtgattcattttctatttggcACCAACATATTCCAACTTTtaccatttaaatttttattttactgaaaacTTCAGCTGCTTAGGTCTTttccatgaggttttttttttttcccaattatctatttttggctgcgttgggtctttgttgctgcgcgcaggctttctctacttgcagcgagcaggggctactcttcgttgaggtgtgcaggcttctcattgtcatggcttctcttgttgtggagcatgggctctagagcacaggctcagtagttgtggcacactggcttagttgctcttcggcatgtgggatcttcccggaccaaggctcaaacccgtgtcccctgcatcggcaggcggactcaaccacggcgccaccagggaagccctggatattaaccccttaccgatcatatcatttacaaatattttctcccattcagtaggtcgtcttttcattttgttgatggttttctttgctgtgcaaaagcttttaaatgtaattaggtcccattagGGTTTTTTTGCCTCATTACATTCTTATCCTAAAAGACCCAAAGAATCCAGATAAAGCCAAAACACCCCATCCTCATGTTCCCAATGCCACTTCCCTCCCCAGAGGGGAGCAGAGGTGTTAGGTGTGGAGGCTCCCCAAACTTTTTCTCTGCATTCACACACTTGTGTGCACACACAGAAACATGTCATTTTGTGAGTATTAGGTAATGCTGTTGAGATGGTACTATATTGTATCGTTGAGCATCTTGCTCTTTGTCAGGTAATAGTATGTCTTGGAGGTGTTCCCCCATTATAAACACAGACCTCTTTCTAATGATGGTCAGCTGCTCAGATGTACTTACTTCCTACTGATGAATATTTAGGCTATTACCTATTTTTGCTATAATCAATCATTCTTGAACTGCTAGCTATTCAGAGTGGGCTAGAGAGGGGTGTGGTGGATGGTGGGTGGACCCAGCTGGCTCCTTGGGAACTGAATGCACACACacccctgtgtgtgtgttgggggagtgGCAGAGGAAGCGTGTCCTACCTGTGGATGTCACTGTCCTGTCAGTCAAGGTGTTAGCCCCAAGGATAAAATCCCAGGGCTTTCCGGGACAAATCCAGACGTCAGGTGGAGCCCAGGACAGAGTAGACAAAGGAgtgaaacaaaaacacagaacaaAAACTGGTTTGGGGAGCTCTTACTCTTCATTTTGGTTGGGAGTTGTCACTTTTGTTTCACCCTCTCAGCAGACTGTGGGCCAGACTCTGGGTATCACACATGGCGTGGACCTGGGCCAGACCTTCCCCGGAACCCGCTCGATCCAGGCCAGGGGCAGGCCATGGAGATTTGTACTCGTGTTCAGAGCAGTGAGGGGAATGGACCCTGGCCGGGGTGGGTGGACAAACAGAGGCGCTGCTGGGCACAGGGAAAACTGAGCCCGGCAAGAATGGGAAGCAGTCAGGCTCTTGGGAGAAGTTTCACAAGTCAGGGTCCATGCTGGCGGCAGGGGTTCAGGTGTCATCAGGACTCCTGGAagattgttttcaaaataatctgCAGCAGGAGGGAAAAATACGAAAGCTCCAGAGTTGGAGAGGCTCTTGTGAGGATCTCTTGGGAGGAATTTGATTAAAGAAACAGGCTAAATTTTCAATCACAGAAACGTAACTTAAATGAGTCCTTTCCCACCTCTCATTTGAAATGTCACCCACTCATTGCCCGTTTTTGTATGacccatgagctaagaatggctttactttttttttttttttttttgcggtatgcgggtctctcactgttgtggcctctcccgttgcagagcacaggctccggacgcgcaggctcagcggccatggctcacgggcccagccgctccgcggcatgtgggatcttcccggaccagggcacgaacccctgtcccctgcatcggcaggcggactctcaaccactgtgccaccagggaagccccctggctttacatttttaaacagttgggaaaaaaatcaaaaaaagaatatttttgtgaCATGTAAAAATtccataaaattcaaatttctgtATCCATAAGTACAGTTTTATTGGAGCAAAGCCACATTTATTCACCTATGAATTGTTTCTGGCGGCTTTTGAGCAACAGTGGCAGAGTTGGGTAGTTGTGTCACAGACCATATGGCCCTccaaatctaaaatatttattaggttTCTTTAAGAGATGTCATTATTGGGTGCTTGTTTTTCcccagttaaaaaaaagtaatacatgttcatggtagaaaatgtggaaattgatttttaaaatccactGTAACACCACTGGTAAACGTTTTTTTCGGATGCATATATATGCCTCTAAGGGTCTAGCTATCTATGTATCATAAAACTAGGAAGATACTAGGccagttaatttttgtgtttttgctCTTATCTctgaagcaattttttttttttcttgcggtacgcaggcctttcactgtcgtggcctctcccgttgcggagcacaggctccggacgtgcaggctcagcggccatggctcacgggcccagccgccccgcggcatgggggatcttcccggaccggggcacgaacccgtgtcccctgcatcggcaggcggactctcaaccactgcatcaccagggaagccccctctgaaGCAATTTGACATGTCCTAACTAATTTTCACAAACTTCACTCTGTTACCTGATTATATCATAATTTAACCTCAttagacatttaggttatttccaagtTTAGAACATTAATAAAGCTACAGAGACTATCTTTCTGTGTTTCTCTGATTATCCTGAAGACAAATTCCAAGCAGCAGAATTACTGGGTCAGTGGGTTTGGGTCCATATTGCCAGGCTGTACTCCCGAAACATCAGGCCAACGTGTGCTCCCACCCGCAGGATGGGGGAGGCCCCCTTCACTGTGTCTTCACCAGCATTGGGCACTATTATAACTAGAACATTTCCTGTGATAGGTGGGAAAGGACTCATTTCcagttacatttctttctttcttttttttttaagattttttggatgtggaccacttttaaaatctttattgaatctgttacaatattgtttctgttttatgttttgggtttttgctgcgagacatgtgggatcttagctccccgaccaggaattgaacctgcaccccctatattggaaggcgaagtcttaaccactggaccaccagggaagtcccatttcaGTTACATTCCTATGATCACTAATGCAGCTTACTTTTCCCCCATGTTTACtggccatttatatttctttttgaattatcacttatttttgtccattttttctatttatttctcttcttaaaGGGAAATAAGACCTGCTCTTATTAAGTGGTACAAACTAttgatactacgtataaaataaataagctacaaggttatattgtacagcacagggaatatagccaatattttataactttaaatggagtataggctatataaaaatattaaatcactatgttacacacctgaaactaatataatattgtaaatcaactaaatttcaatttaaaaaaggaactgTTCTTATTGATTTGAAAGTGCTCTTTGTGTGGTAAGGATATTAACTATGTGAATTAAAACTGAACGCTATAAAAGCcttatggagggacttccctggtggcacagtggtgaagaatccgcctgccaatgcaggggacacgggttcaagccctggtccaggaagatcccacgtgcctcagagcaactaaacccgtatgccacaactactgagcctgcgctctagagcctgtgagacacaactaatgagcctgcatgccacaactactgaagccagcgtgctacaactactgaccagcgcacttagagcccatgctccacaacaagagaagctgccgcaattagaagcctgtgcactgcaaagaagacccaatgcagccaaaaataaataaataaataaataaataatttttaaaaatgttaaaaagaaaagtcctATTGAGGTGGCAACTAACTGGGAATGGGGGGGAGGgagaattggaggaaggtggtaaaaggtacaaacttccagttgtaagataaataagcactagggatgtaatgtacaacatgataaatttaattaacactgctctatgttatatatgaaagttgttaagagtaaatcctaagagttctcatcacaagggaaaaatatttttttctttttcttttcttttgtatctgtgagatgatggatgttcactaaacctattgtggtTCATTTCATGATGtttgtaagtcaaatcattatgctgtacaccttaaacttatacagtgctgtatgtcaattatatctcaataaaactggaggaaaaagaaatataaaaaaaagtaaagttaatCAGGTACCCactttcccagaaaaaaaagaaaaaaaatagtaactgtATATTTTCCAGGTCCatggcaaatattttccccaatctagcctttgatttttttaaaataattttttaaattgaagtatagtcaggacttccctggtggtccagtggttaagactccatgctcccaatgcaggggcccaggtttgatccctggtcaggaaactagatcccacatgccgtaactaagagcatgcatgccgcaagtaagacctggtgcagccaataaataagtaaattttttaaaataaataaataaattgaaatatagttgatttacagtgtttcaggtatacagtaaagtgattaagttatatatatataatatatatattctttttcaaattcttttccagtataggttattacaagatattgaatatagttccctgtgctatacagtagtaggtctttgttggttttctacttcatatatagtagtgtgtataggttaaacccaaattcctaatttatcccccccgcttcccctttggtaaccataagtttgttttctatgtctgtgagtctattcctgttctgtaaataagttcatttgtatcattttttcttttaatttttttttttaatttagtttttggctgtgttgggtcttcattgctgtgcacaggctttctctagttgcagcgagtgggggctactcttcattgtggtgcgcgggtttctcattgtagtggcttctcttgttttggagcatgggctctaggcacgtgggcttcactagctgtggcacgcgggctcag
Above is a genomic segment from Mesoplodon densirostris isolate mMesDen1 chromosome 18, mMesDen1 primary haplotype, whole genome shotgun sequence containing:
- the BIRC5 gene encoding baculoviral IAP repeat-containing protein 5, producing the protein MSTPSLPPAWQLYLKDHRVSTFKNWPFLEGCACTPERMAAAGFIHCPTENEPDLAQCFFCFKELEGWEPDDDPIEEHKKHSSGCAFLSVKKQFEELTLSEFLKLDKERAKNKIAKETNNKQKEFEETAKKVRCAIEQLAASE